ACATAACCCTAGCATCCATCCTTGTAGAAGTAGAACTTGAAATTCCCTCTCCCAAAGcacaaaaatttcggccacttccttttgggaaaaaaattgagccgtctctcaattTTTGATCTCAGCGTAAAAACTACTTCCAAATATTATAATgctatttggaagaggaacaaatcttccagtcgtggacttgatagaaAGATTGAAAGAAGGAGTTCTTGAAGAGAGTTCGTAGGAAAATCATCAAGAGCTATATCAgcctataccggattagttgaaGCCAAatgaattaattcactaaaggtatattactaaactccctatgaatgtttaatcataaaaccatactagtgctcaaacaaatatattttgattgtcaaaataaaattaaaatttttaaatttctgcTGCGTTTTAAGCACGAATAAACCGAGATTCAACACTAAGTACCACACAAATATAATTTGAAGCCAAGACCTAATGAATTTATGGGCCTCACCCTGCCATTAGTAGGCCAAAGGATCCTTGGCCTGGTAGTAATAATTCACAACCACAAGTTACCTCGAAATAGAATGACAAGGTTATAGACATTTTGGGAAATTCGGAATTGGTACTTTTAAATGTTCCACATCGAATTAGCGTCTTAGCTTGACAAAAGCAAAGCGCACACAAATGCAAAACACAACACACACGTACAACTAAGGAATGTGGAATGCCTAGATTTTGGAATAAGAAAAGACAGAAACATTACATTTACAACCGTCTCTAGATACGCAGCTGCAGATGGAAAAATGTTTTGTAATACCCCTAACGATGGAGCTAAGCTACACATTTTTATCAGCTAAAGGTAATAAGCACGAGTGGCTCCTACAATCTCGGCTTAACACGACGACCATTGGCATCACTTCCGTCGAGAATACCTTCAGTCTCCATCTTAACAACTGCTAAGTTATGTATATTGATCCTAGCAACATATTCTAACAGTTCAGTCAAGACTCGAGGACAGCTTTCTTTCAAGTAGTCAAAACCATCAGTCTGCATAACAGCTGCAAAAATAAAGATCATTTGTAAGCAGGTGACAACAATTTCGATTAGGGCGACTTGACTAAAGAAGTGGGAACACTTGCATCCAAAATTAACCATGCTCAAGAGAAACATTCCACTAAAAATAAAACAGGCTTCAACGTTGTCACAACCatatgaaaatgatgataaagAAAGGTGCAGGAACATGAATTCGGACACACAATGAACTAAACTAGGTTGGGCATACAAGTTACCTCTAAGATTTTCAGGCAATGcaacaaatttgagacaggcAGATTTCAACTGGAAACAATGGTGCTGCTCAGCCAACGCTAGTGTTGTTGCCACAGTATTAATAGCGACATCCTTACAGAGTTTATCCTCACAGAGTAACCTGAGTCTATCCAAGCCATATCTGTCAGCAGCTGCTAGTAGATGTTGAGACATCAAAGTTGAAGCCCATTTTGAGCTCAAACCGGTAAGTTCTTCAAAGTCAGGTAGCACATCCCAGTATATAAAATGAAGTAGAGCCTGCAAGTAACAAATGAATGCATACTagtttaaaatttacaaaatccAAAGATGGAAATTCATCAGATCAAAGATTTTAAAAAGCTTGAAACATTAAAGCATTATCAGAACCGATATATTCATTAAAAGTAAACCGAGTAAACCAAGCTCAATGatgaagaaaaaggaaacaaagaTTGATTGGAATTTGGAAACATTTTCACTTGTTTAAGTAGTACAAAAAAATTAGACAAAAAAATGACAAATGATGAACATTGACAAATCCGAAAAAGCACCGAAAAAACCTAGGAAAGGTTAATTGATATTTTTAAGAAATCATTATAGgtaaaattcaagaaaaaaatccTCTACTGTTTAAAGGAAGTGATATCTGATAGGCTGGAAAAGGAAGTTGCAACAGACCTTGAAGACAGGTGCTTCCATGTCTTCAATTTTTATGCATTGGGTATCTTCATCCTTCATTGGGCCATACAATTGAGCTCTAAATACTGGCGAGCGAGCAGCAAGCACCAACTTGTGAGCAGCGAATGCTTCTCCATCaacttcaaaatttatatcagttCCTTTTCCACTTTCGAGCAACTGCCCAAAATGCTGACCAATGTCTGATGGAGGTAATGATATAGAATAGACCTTAGGTGTCTGAGTACGAGAACTAACAACACCAACACAGCAATGAACTAGTAAGCAATCATCTTTTAGGTAATCTGATGATTCTAGAATAGCCCTTCTGTAAAAACGCTTGTATCCCCTGTGGCCAAGATTAATCATTATGTTAATGTATATTTTGAAGTGGATAATGTGTATTTTGAAGTTGATGTAACAAGTACTATTCTAAAGCGTGTTTGTAGTATTTTTACATCAACTTCAAAATACACATTATCCAACATACAACCAAGACTTTCTGCAAAAAGAAATCTCAAAGCTTTCACCATGAAAGCAGAAGATTATTTAATCCAGAATCAAGTTAATGcactatcaaaataaaaatcgaATACAACCAAAGCTAGCCATTAAAGTACATTCTTCTTCTTGCCGACTATATCAACACTTCAGTGAGGACAAAAATGGTAAGAACCTAAAATAGTTATCCAAGCATTCTTACTTAGATTGACCACCTCATCTCTCGTTTTCAAACTTCAATCCTACAAAAATTAACACCGACTATAACAACAACTGTACCACTGAAATTCAAACGAGAGAAACATTATATGATAAGCTATGTGGTGATATTTAAAGCAATTCACAAAACCATAAAAAATTTGATCATTACCCATAAAGTAACAAAACTCGCTACATAATATTAGGCATGGTATCTGAATAACTACAATCATCACTCCGTGATTTTTTCACACTTAAAAACAAAGTAAAGACGTCAAGAGGAAGACACGCTGAAACGTCGGACAAgctaacacacacacaattaTTGGTTCCAGATAGACAGCCTCACTTGTCATTAACAAGAAAAAATTGAACCGTACCAATGTGATACCAATAAAAAAACATCATT
This sequence is a window from Primulina tabacum isolate GXHZ01 chromosome 17, ASM2559414v2, whole genome shotgun sequence. Protein-coding genes within it:
- the LOC142531352 gene encoding BTB/POZ and MATH domain-containing protein 2-like; its protein translation is MGRVCNAAPKPASSSASHSSAAVTTSTSITETINGSHDFKIKGYSLSKGIGIGKYIASDTFTVGGYTWAIYFYPDGKSVEDNATYVSLFIALASEGSDVRALFELTLLDQSGKERHKVHSHFGRALETGPYTLKYRGSMWGYKRFYRRAILESSDYLKDDCLLVHCCVGVVSSRTQTPKVYSISLPPSDIGQHFGQLLESGKGTDINFEVDGEAFAAHKLVLAARSPVFRAQLYGPMKDEDTQCIKIEDMEAPVFKALLHFIYWDVLPDFEELTGLSSKWASTLMSQHLLAAADRYGLDRLRLLCEDKLCKDVAINTVATTLALAEQHHCFQLKSACLKFVALPENLRAVMQTDGFDYLKESCPRVLTELLEYVARINIHNLAVVKMETEGILDGSDANGRRVKPRL